The stretch of DNA TACGAATATTTAGGCATACCTACTAAAATAAAGTGGATTTTTCATAGCCCTTATGAAGCTACATGTTCTATCTAAACCATTCAGTTTGTGTCAAGATTCATTGCTATCCTTATATAGAAATTTCTCGTTTTTGTTTCTTCCACACAAGAGAGCATCTGACCTTGAAACTTATAAGGTCAACTATACACAAGTGCCACTCTTTGTATAAAATGTTTCCGATTTTTTTATGACAcagtttttttttcaaatttcttATGAGCTGtatctttcaaaaaaaaaaaatcctaGGAAGCTTGCGTAAGTTTGGTATTCTTTATGCAGCTAAGTCATATGGTAGAGAAATATTTTGACAAGAATTCCAATATTTTTCTATATCTACTATCCTACTAAAAGACTGAATTTTTTCAAAGTAGTGGTGGAACTTCAACAAACgtatccaaaaagagagaagtgcatatttcaACCCCAAACTCGTGCCGTAGTCTAATTTACAACCCTGAATTCCAATACCGTCTACATTACAACCCCCAACTCTCAAAACCGGTCAGGATTTTAGATGATATTACATTTTGAGTTTTAAATTAAGGGGCAAGAGTTCGGGGTtgaaatatgcacttctctcTATTCAAAAACACTTTGTTGATCAGTCTCCGGGACTATCTATTTATCAAATTTGTTTCTTCTGTATTCGCAGCTAACAAACCACGGAGTTGACGAAACAGTTGTACAAGATATCAAAAATAATACTATGCAGTTCTTTGGCTTGCCGCTGGAGAAGAAAAAAGCAGTGGCCATCGAAGCAGGTGGCCTCGAAGGGTTTGGACACCACTACAGCAGAGCATCCTGTGAAAAGTTGGACTGGGCAGAGTGTCTAATCCTCGTGACGGAGGACAATGTGCAAAGGAACACTCGGTTTTGGCCTGCCGATCCATCAACATTTAGGTCCTAATAATAATACACTATTAATCTTCTCCATCTCTTGCTTAAATTACATGCATTGCTCTGTTTGCTTTGTCTCTCTCTCATTTGCGCACATATACAAAAAAATCTTTCAGGTATGCACTTGAGAAGTACGCAATGGAGATATCAGACCTCACAAGCCGCCTCGTGCCGTTCATGGCGAGCGACCTCGGGGTCGAGCAGGAGACGCTGGTGGAAACCTTCCAGGGCAAGAGGCAGAGCGTTGCCTTCCACTACTACCCTCCGTGCCCCCACCCGGACAAGGTTATCGGCATCATGCCGCACCACGACGCCTTCGGCCTCACGCTGCTGCTGCAGGTCGACGACACCCCCGGCCTGCAGGTTAGGAAAAACGGCACGTGGCACCCAGTGAACCCGCTGCCAGGCGCCTTGGTCATCAACGTCGGCGACATGCTCCAGATCCTCACCAATGGCACGTACAAGAGCGTCGAGCACAGGGTGCTGCCGGACGCTGAGAAAGGCCGGGCCACCGTGGTGATGTTTCAGCATGCTTGTGTTGCCGGGATGGTGAAGCCGCTCCCGGAGCTAGGCGAAGCGACCTACAAGGCCATCGAGAAGCTTGAGTATGTCAAGGGGAGCTCCAAGGCGCTGGCCGAAGGGATATGGTTTGTTGATACTCTCAAGATCATGTGACCTTACCTAAGTCGGTCAAGAAGGCAATCTAAAGAAGTTGCTTGCTTTATTATGTCGTGTATGTATCTATCATGTGGCAATTACAAACCCAAACATAAAATAaactagtagaatgcccgtgcgttgctatGGGCTACAATGCATATATTTTAAAAAACATCTCTGGTTTGATCTCTTAATCCAATTATCCTCCTTAATAAAAAATATATGTGTGCCTTAGGACCTACTATGGGTTTGGTCATGTGGGCGTTCGCTGGTGGCCAGCATCTTATCATGGATCATTGTATTCTTCTCTTTAGTTTTTAATTTTCATTTCCATTTTCTTTCTTTACCATGTACAATTGGCGTGCTGTTTGCCCTCCCTCTATCAATGAAAATGCAGATCCTATGTACTTTTTATGCTGCCTTCCTGCGTACTTTTTTTTTTGTGTTAGAGAGACAGTTCTTGTGTTGGCGAGATAGGTAGAACTGCCTTATGGAACTGCAATTGATCATGCAAAGCAGCATAATAGGCAAAATAAGCTCATGTCACAATGGTTGTCCCTGATTTTTTATATATAATATGCGAGAAAGGAGCCATTGATAGTAAAGCCCTGCCACCTCATCTTCCCACCAAGTGTGCAGATTAGTTTTAATGTTGTGAACATACAGTCACTGGCATCTAAAAAACATCAAAGCATGTATTACATACATGTTCATTTCCATGTTCTCGAAGGTCCTAAAGTGGGATCTATGAACTAACAAGGCAATGATACATTTCCAACATCAGTACAACAAGCAACTACACGGGCCTAACAATCCTACACCAGCAATGAAGTTAATAAAACTCCATTCCTAGGTATCTTCTACAATCTACACCATTCGTATATGTTCAAAAACCAGCCTAGCAAACCTAGATTTGTTGTATTCCATTTTCTTTAGTGCTCCCTAGAACAAAATATCTATACCTGAGACATTGGTGTCTCTTGATAACAAATATCCTCTAATTAAATGTCATGACGAGAAATGTCACCCAATAACGTTCAACATTCTGGAAAATCAAAACAAAGGTCAAAATAAGTATTAGCTATTTGAGTGATCATATTCTTTATTTAAATTTTAAATGAGCACACACACCCTCCTGCAATATTTTGGGGATACCATTGTCGATCTTTTCTCAAAAGTTAACATTTGAATCATCTATATCTAGGCAGAAACTAAGTCATACAATAAGTTTCAGAGTTGTCAAACTATATGACCAGATCATCCATCCTGGTTTATTGCTACTCATCTCAGTACCAAGGAATCTATTTTGCTCTTGTATGTATCCATGTGCCAGATCTGTACCACGGGCCAGAAAATAGCATGCGTCAAAAAATGAATTCTTCAAGGTAGGGATCTAAGAATGATTGCACAAAGTATTAGTTGAATGATCTAGAAACCAAACTATGCTTGAGTAATTGGAGTGAGGAATTGGTTTGTTACCTTCCGTTCATGCAAAGAATCTTATGGTCCTAGTGGAACACCAAGCATGCAGCCACAACCTACAGCCACCATCTTCATGAGGATGTGCTCTTATTGTTACCGAGCTTCTTCTCCAATTGCTCGTGGCTTGCTGCCCTATCCCGTTCACGTACCTTAGATCCAAACAACGCTAGCTTCGAGTCGCCACCACTCGCAAACAACCTAACCCCTCACATATATGTTTCTTTCAAATGACCAAATGATCAATTATGCAAAAGGGTAAATAACTTTAGGGATCTTTAAAATCACATCATTAAAACTTGCAAAGCCATAATTGCATATCCTCTCCCAATATTATCCTTATATTAAACCATAATTCTTGACATGCCATAGAACTTTGAAATCTTCTCTTAAAAGTAAACTCATGTTTTCGGTGTCAATGCCACTTTTGCTTAATTAGCCTAACAATATAGAGTCTAGTAACGTTCTACGCACCATACAAAATGAAAATCAAGCAAATGCATGTTATCTATTTATTTGTAAGTTAAGATAGGACTACACTAAACTACACATTTATTTGGCATATGACACGTAGTAATCATTATCTGCTGCAATCCAAGAGCCCACATAATGTAGGTTACCAACATTTTATCAAGTGAACAAGAAGAATTAACTTTCAGATTGCATACCCACAAAATCACATTCAGATCAAAACTTTTCCTTTTTGTTAGTTTATGTGTAAGCATTTCAGGTGCAATTAGAGCAGCCAACAATTGAGGGTTGGGGCTTACTATCATCTTATAAATCATCACTGCGAGTTAGTCTTCCAAATATAATATGATAATAGCCCCAGAGTCATTGGTCTTTATCATTTTTTAATACACTGTTAAACTTCCTCTTTGAAGGTTAAAAAAAATGTTAAAACTTCTGAAGAGGATCAAGAAGCAGGTCTTTTATGTTCTTTAAGTCAGTTTGTATTTTCTTCTTAGCATACAACAACATTTTTGTCATTGTAGCTAAATGATGCGTAAGTTACCCTTATGAAGGTCAAGTCAagcatactttgatgcaaaacaACCTTGCCTAATGCATGATTATCTTGATGGAAATAAATGGATAGACAGAGTACGCAGAAGTTAACCTGAGGTAGTGCCTTGACATAGCTATAGTATGTGTAAAGCAAAGATGCCTCTTTTCCCTCTTAAATCAGAGTAACCTGCTATTGACCTACATTAAGATGGACATgacaaataaaaaaaggagaagtGCAATAAGAATAAGTTGAGCTATAACCACTTCTTTCAAAATGACCAAAGCAACATTACCGGAGGAGCTATAACAATCAACAGAAATATTAGCAAAGAGACACTCAAACAAAAAAAAAACAGCTGAACAAAAAAGGTGCCTGGAGGAGTGATGTTTTTCAGAATAGCATCTCCTCTCTAGTCTAGTACAGTATTTGTAGAGAGCAGCATATCAATGTCAGCCCAACCCATAACTTTGAACAAAAACACCCTGAATCTCCCATGTGTTGCTGAAGTTGTGACCAATTATAGGACTTGAACTACCAAACGACATAATATATACATGATAACCATGTAACTGATCAAACCCAAATCCATGATGTACCTGGTCAATTGTTTAGAATTTGGATGGTTTCCAATGGACGAATAAGGTTTTTTCCATGATCTTGTGCATATAGAATCACAGTATAAAAATATAATTTCATTTTTCTGCATAGGATCATTATGGATCAAAAGATCAACCAGTGATCTCAATTCACCCTCCCTTGCTTTCCATGATAGAGACTTTTAAATCGTGTACTACACTTTGGTGCAACTATATCTGAATGATTGAATCCTCTAACATGCATGGACGGAATCCTAAGTGTGGGTGTATATGAACAGATAATGCAAATGTTGGGACTTGAGGAGTAATTAAGTTAAGGATTACACTAACCTCTCCGTCCATTCAACAGTTGACTACTCGGACTCGGCCAGCCCACTGTCTTGCAAGAGGTCAAATCTTCCATTCTTCCAACAGTTCATCCAGCAGCCTCGATGAAGGTATGAACAACGGAACTGCCAGAACCTCGCCGGCTCTCTAGGTCGCAGCAGCCAAAGCAATCATCCACGTGGAATCTGCAGCGCTCTACTTCCTCACTCCCACGCTCGCCGCCATCGTGGTCATGCCTTGCAACATGTAAGCCCGAGTTAGTGGCAATGGCAGGCGGTAGAGCTTGACAGAGGGAGTCCCCGGGGGGCTGCGACGGGCGGGAGAGGGAGAGGCGGCGACAAGCGTGAGAGAGGGAGAGGCAACAACGAGGGCGCACGAGAGAGCCGGGGTCCAATAAATTTGGATCGGTGTTGAGGGTTTGCATCCCGATGATTCCGAGAGCAATGATCGCGCGTGAGAAACAAATCAGAGGGAGGGGTATC from Triticum urartu cultivar G1812 chromosome 3, Tu2.1, whole genome shotgun sequence encodes:
- the LOC125545982 gene encoding 2-oxoglutarate-dependent dioxygenase 11-like is translated as MESAGDKVMSRAQITDTFTDSTVIPDRYVQSDEAREGVVVGDDESYELPVVDMAMLLDPEFSEAEIAKLGSACQDWGFFQLTNHGVDETVVQDIKNNTMQFFGLPLEKKKAVAIEAGGLEGFGHHYSRASCEKLDWAECLILVTEDNVQRNTRFWPADPSTFRYALEKYAMEISDLTSRLVPFMASDLGVEQETLVETFQGKRQSVAFHYYPPCPHPDKVIGIMPHHDAFGLTLLLQVDDTPGLQVRKNGTWHPVNPLPGALVINVGDMLQILTNGTYKSVEHRVLPDAEKGRATVVMFQHACVAGMVKPLPELGEATYKAIEKLEYVKGSSKALAEGIWFVDTLKIM